A DNA window from Seriola aureovittata isolate HTS-2021-v1 ecotype China chromosome 8, ASM2101889v1, whole genome shotgun sequence contains the following coding sequences:
- the elovl6 gene encoding elongation of very long chain fatty acids protein 6: MSVLALQEYEFERQFNEDEAIRWMQENWKKSFLFSALYAACILGGRHVMKQREKFELRKPLVLWSLTLAVFSIFGAIRTGSYMMYILMTKGLKQSVCDQSFYNGPVSKFWAYAFVLSKAPELGDTLFIVLRKQKLIFLHWYHHITVLLYSWYSYKDMVAGGGWFMTMNYLVHAVMYSYYALRAAGFKLSRKFAMFITLTQITQMLMGCVVNYLVYSWMQQGQECPSHMQNIVWSSLMYLSYFVLFVQFFFEAYIGKSKSAMAITKKSE, encoded by the exons aTGTCGGTGCTAGCTCTACAAGAGTATGAGTTCGAGAGACAGTTTAACGAGGACGAAGCCATCCGATGGATGCAGGAGAACTG gaagaagtcttttctcttctctgcacTCTACGCTGCCTGTATCCTCGGGGGCCGCCATGTCatgaagcagagggagaagtTTGAGTTGAGGAAACCGCTGGTGCTATGGTCCCTCACGCTTGCTGTATTCAG TATATTTGGTGCCATCCGTACTGGGAGTTACATGATGTACATCTTGATGACAAAAGGGCTTAAACAGTCAGTTTGTGACCAGAGCTTTTACAACGGGCCTGTCAGCAAGTTCTGGGCATATGCTTTTGTACTTAGTAAAGCACCAGAATTGG GTGACACTCTCTTCATTGTCCTGAGGAAACAGAAGCTCATCTTCCTCCACTGGTACCACCACATCACCGTGCTGCTCTACTCCTGGTACTCCTACAAAGACATGGTGGCCGGCGGCGGATGGTTCATGACTATGAACTACTTAGTCCATGCCGTCATGTACTCTTACTACGCCTTGCGGGCAGCCGGCTTCAAGCTGTCGCGCAAGTTTGCCATGTTCATTACACTGACCCAGATCACCCAGATGCTGATGGGCTGTGTGGTCAACTACCTGGTGTACTCGTGGATGCAGCAGGGCCAGGAGTGTCCATCCCACATGCAGAACATTGTGTGGTCCTCACTCATGTATCTCAGCTACTTTGTGCTCTTTGTCCAGTTCTTCTTCGAGGCCTACATTGGAAAGTCCAAATCGGCTATGGCTATCACAAAGAAGAGCGAGTAA